Part of the Candidatus Poribacteria bacterium genome is shown below.
GAACCTACCTAACCCCAGAAGAATATATCGTTGCCGAACGCAAGGCGACACTCAAAAGCGAATATCTGAGCGGCGAGATCGTCGCAATGTCGGGGGCAAGTGATACACATAATCTTATCACGATGAATACGTCAAATGCCCTTTACAATCAATTGGCAGACCGAGGATGCAGAGTCTACGCCAGCGATATGCGCGTCGGAATTAGCGCAGGAGTTTCCTACTTCTATCTGGATATTGCCGTTACTTGTGATAAACCCCGCTTCGAGGATGACGTTTTCGATACACGCATCAATCCACAGGTTATTATTGAAGTGCTTTCTGATTCAACCTTAGGCTATGATCAAGGCGAAAAATTCATACGCTATCGGCGACTGGAATCACTTCAAGAATACATCCTTATTTCACAAGATCAGGTTCAAGTCGATCACTATCTCCGTCAAGGCAAACAATGGGTGCTTACTGAATTCAGCGCACTTGAGGATGTGTTACGGCTTGTTTCAATTGGTGCAGAACTCCCCTTGCATCAGGTTTACAGATTCATCGATCTGGAAACCGATGATGCCCTTCAAACCACCCATACCGTCTCAAAAAGGGACTCTATTTCATGCTGACCCTTGAGCAACTCGTCACTTGTGGATTGGAAAAAGCAGAGGCGTTGCAGATAACCGAAGCCGTCAATCGGATATTGCCAACACAGTCCCCAACAGCCTGCTGGTACGAAATTTCGCGCTACATCCTCACGCCACAACACCCGTTTGCCCTGCACCAATTGCTTTATGAAACAGTATACGCCGACTTTGATCGTACGACACACGGTCCTCCACCTGCATGGTTTCCTACAGATGAAGACATCACCGAAGCAAATATAACGCGTCTAATGGCGGAATTACACATCAAAACCTACCCTGAGTTTCATGCCTGGTCAATTGCCAATCGTGACACGTTTTGGCAGATGATGATCGACACATTGGGGATCAAAGCAGCAGGCGTATATCCGAAGGCACAACGAGACGCAACGGGTATCGCAACAAAACT
Proteins encoded:
- a CDS encoding Uma2 family endonuclease; the protein is MSSIAARTYLTPEEYIVAERKATLKSEYLSGEIVAMSGASDTHNLITMNTSNALYNQLADRGCRVYASDMRVGISAGVSYFYLDIAVTCDKPRFEDDVFDTRINPQVIIEVLSDSTLGYDQGEKFIRYRRLESLQEYILISQDQVQVDHYLRQGKQWVLTEFSALEDVLRLVSIGAELPLHQVYRFIDLETDDALQTTHTVSKRDSISC